The Dethiosulfovibrio faecalis genome has a segment encoding these proteins:
- a CDS encoding ATP-binding protein, with protein MSWLRSATLFRKIFLGFLLAIAAASVLHVAVTGLVVRLGLLDLSLEAKLRKELNREAPSLVALYEERGADALKDELGRLREERRLLFVILDDRGAPLAGMVPSRGERMMPDVRRHHGLSGPPRSSWMKDLPAATEPVVSPGGATYVVTLFALPGALPPKDGLYLSLVLYFAVLMAVGGAVSYFLARHICYPVEALSRASLALASGDLSVRAEREGPFGDDEIGQLARNFDSMADHVERNITGQSRLLGDISHELRSPLTRLNLSLELLRNRLPDDLDGLMDRIERESERMNRMIGDLLGLAREESRFGGERRESVSLRELLASVAKDGRFEALASGKDVVSGDVPDVAVSVDRGAMESALENIVRNGVRYTAPGTVVELRAEYEPEEELPLSIIAEDRGPGVAEENLEAIFRPFFREGEARDRDSGGVGLGLAIARRAVERHGGIVEAANRDGGGLSVRIRLPLGFG; from the coding sequence ATGTCCTGGCTGAGGTCCGCCACCCTGTTCAGAAAGATCTTTTTAGGTTTTTTGCTGGCGATCGCAGCGGCGTCGGTGCTCCACGTCGCTGTTACGGGGCTTGTCGTCCGGTTGGGGCTTCTGGATCTGTCCCTGGAGGCCAAGCTCAGAAAGGAGCTGAATAGGGAGGCTCCGTCTCTCGTGGCCCTTTACGAAGAGAGAGGGGCCGATGCCCTGAAGGACGAGCTCGGCCGTCTGAGGGAGGAGAGGCGGCTGCTGTTCGTCATTCTGGACGATAGGGGAGCTCCTCTGGCGGGGATGGTCCCCTCTCGGGGAGAGAGGATGATGCCAGACGTCAGGCGTCATCACGGTCTCTCTGGTCCTCCTCGCTCCTCCTGGATGAAGGATCTTCCCGCCGCCACCGAACCGGTGGTCTCGCCCGGCGGCGCGACATACGTGGTCACCCTGTTCGCCCTTCCCGGAGCCCTTCCTCCCAAGGACGGCCTCTACCTGTCTCTGGTCCTGTATTTCGCCGTCCTGATGGCGGTCGGAGGGGCGGTGAGCTACTTTCTCGCCCGACATATATGCTATCCGGTCGAGGCGTTGAGCAGGGCCTCTCTGGCTCTGGCCTCGGGGGACCTGTCCGTAAGGGCCGAGAGGGAGGGCCCCTTCGGCGACGACGAGATAGGCCAGCTGGCCAGAAATTTCGATTCCATGGCCGATCACGTCGAGAGAAACATCACGGGCCAGAGCAGGCTTCTCGGGGACATCTCCCACGAGCTCAGGTCCCCTCTTACGAGGCTCAACCTGTCGCTGGAGCTGCTTAGAAACAGGCTTCCCGATGACCTGGACGGCCTTATGGACAGGATAGAGCGGGAGTCGGAGAGGATGAACCGCATGATCGGCGATCTTCTCGGGCTCGCCAGGGAGGAATCCCGCTTCGGAGGGGAGAGGAGGGAGTCGGTTTCCCTGAGGGAACTTCTGGCCTCCGTGGCGAAGGACGGCCGTTTCGAGGCGCTCGCCTCCGGAAAGGACGTCGTCTCAGGGGATGTCCCGGACGTTGCCGTATCGGTCGACAGAGGGGCCATGGAAAGCGCCCTGGAGAACATCGTGAGAAACGGCGTCAGGTACACCGCCCCCGGCACGGTGGTGGAGCTGAGGGCCGAGTACGAGCCTGAAGAGGAGCTTCCCCTCTCGATAATAGCGGAGGACCGCGGGCCCGGCGTTGCGGAGGAAAATCTGGAGGCCATATTCAGGCCCTTCTTCCGAGAAGGCGAGGCCAGGGACAGGGACTCCGGAGGAGTCGGGCTCGGCTTGGCCATAGCCCGCAGGGCTGTGGAGAGGCACGGAGGCATCGTGGAGGCGGCCAACAGGGATGGAGGGGGTCTGTCGGTCAGGATCAGACTTCCCCTGGGGTTCGGCTAG
- a CDS encoding response regulator transcription factor, which produces MDKILVVDDDRELGELLTEYLGGEGFQVSLSYDGKNGALEAAAGKHDLVVLDVMLPGQSGFEALKEIRRTSSIPVIMLTAKGDEVDRVLGLEMGADDYLPKPFSPRELLARVRAVMRRRNGPSDPERLTVDDLEMFVRSRQVMLDGITVDLTSMEFRLLEVLLRSAGQVVSRDDLFRKVLERSAAPFDRSLDMHVSNLRKKLGPHEDGTDRIRTVRGEGYLYTLPVS; this is translated from the coding sequence ATGGATAAAATTTTAGTCGTAGACGACGACAGGGAGTTGGGCGAGCTCCTGACGGAGTATCTCGGAGGAGAGGGCTTTCAGGTAAGCCTCAGCTACGACGGTAAAAACGGAGCCCTGGAGGCCGCCGCGGGAAAGCACGATCTGGTCGTGTTGGACGTCATGCTGCCGGGTCAGAGCGGTTTCGAGGCCCTGAAGGAGATCAGGAGGACGTCGTCCATTCCGGTGATCATGTTGACCGCCAAGGGAGACGAGGTGGACCGGGTCCTGGGGCTGGAGATGGGAGCCGACGACTATCTTCCCAAGCCGTTCAGCCCCAGAGAGCTTTTGGCCAGGGTTCGGGCGGTCATGAGGAGGCGAAACGGTCCGTCCGATCCGGAGCGCCTGACGGTGGACGATCTGGAGATGTTCGTCCGTTCCAGGCAGGTTATGTTGGATGGCATCACAGTGGATCTGACCTCCATGGAGTTTCGGCTGTTGGAGGTGTTGCTCCGCTCGGCCGGTCAGGTTGTGTCCAGAGACGATCTGTTTCGTAAGGTACTAGAGAGATCGGCGGCCCCTTTCGACCGCAGCCTGGATATGCACGTCAGCAATCTCAGAAAGAAACTCGGTCCCCACGAGGACGGAACGGACCGAATAAGGACCGTCCGGGGCGAGGGCTATCTCTATACCCTTCCGGTGAGCTGA
- a CDS encoding succinate CoA transferase, with product MTDLFGHAKDRIRNTALRSRLMTPEEASIYVQDGATVGCSGFTPAGYPKVIPSAMADRALNGGPKNFTLWTGASVAPELDGRLAEAGAISYRFPYQTGKAIRDAINGGEVGFQDMHLSMTPQNLRYGFYGPMDVAIIEVCAITEEGNLVPTTSVGNSPSFVESAERVIVEVNTSQPEGLEGIHDIFIPEEPPYRKPFHVLKVNDRIGTPYITCPMEKIVAIVPSNVPDHLTPMKEPDPVSRAMARNLMDLLSVEVSSGRLPPGLLPIQAGVGNVANAVIGELVDWPTDDLRIYSEVIQDSMLTLLETGKVQQMSGTAFTNSPEGAKKLLRRLEEIRKKAVLRPQEISNHPEIIRRLGLIAINTALEVDIYGHVNSTVAMGSKMINGIGGSGDFARNAFLSVFLCPSTANGGKISRIVPFCSHVDHTEHDVDVVITEYGVADLRGLVPRERSRLMIEKCAHPDYRAPLREYLRLGEARGGHEPHDLASALGWHLNYIEKGTMVPDQ from the coding sequence ATGACCGATCTTTTCGGCCATGCAAAGGACAGAATCAGAAACACCGCCCTACGATCGAGACTGATGACGCCGGAGGAGGCCTCTATATACGTCCAGGACGGAGCCACGGTAGGATGCAGCGGCTTCACCCCGGCGGGATATCCCAAGGTGATACCGTCGGCGATGGCCGACAGAGCCCTGAACGGAGGTCCGAAAAACTTCACCTTATGGACGGGAGCATCGGTAGCCCCCGAGCTGGACGGCAGATTGGCCGAGGCGGGAGCCATATCCTATCGGTTTCCCTACCAGACGGGCAAGGCGATCAGAGACGCCATAAACGGCGGCGAGGTCGGTTTTCAGGACATGCATCTTTCCATGACCCCTCAGAACCTTCGCTACGGCTTCTACGGACCGATGGACGTGGCGATAATAGAGGTCTGCGCCATAACGGAGGAAGGCAACCTGGTGCCTACGACGTCGGTGGGAAACTCTCCCAGTTTCGTCGAATCGGCGGAACGGGTGATAGTAGAGGTGAACACCTCCCAGCCGGAGGGGCTGGAGGGCATCCACGACATATTCATCCCGGAGGAGCCGCCTTATAGAAAACCGTTTCACGTATTGAAGGTTAACGACAGAATAGGCACTCCCTATATAACCTGTCCTATGGAGAAGATAGTGGCGATCGTTCCATCGAACGTACCGGACCACCTCACCCCGATGAAAGAGCCGGATCCCGTCTCCCGGGCTATGGCCAGAAACCTCATGGACCTTCTGTCGGTCGAGGTCTCCTCCGGGAGACTCCCGCCGGGACTTCTGCCGATACAGGCCGGAGTCGGCAACGTCGCCAACGCCGTAATAGGGGAGTTGGTCGACTGGCCCACCGACGACCTAAGAATATACTCCGAGGTAATCCAGGATTCCATGTTGACCCTGCTGGAGACGGGCAAAGTCCAGCAGATGTCCGGAACGGCCTTCACCAACTCGCCGGAAGGAGCCAAGAAACTGCTCCGCCGACTAGAGGAAATAAGGAAAAAAGCGGTATTGAGGCCCCAGGAAATAAGCAACCATCCGGAGATAATACGCAGGCTAGGATTGATAGCGATAAACACGGCTCTGGAGGTGGACATCTACGGTCACGTGAACTCCACCGTAGCCATGGGCAGCAAGATGATAAACGGCATAGGAGGATCGGGCGATTTCGCCAGAAACGCCTTTTTGAGCGTATTCCTGTGCCCCTCGACGGCGAACGGAGGAAAAATTTCCAGGATAGTTCCCTTCTGTTCACACGTGGACCACACCGAGCACGACGTGGACGTGGTAATAACCGAATACGGCGTAGCGGACCTCCGTGGGCTCGTCCCCAGAGAGAGAAGCCGTCTCATGATAGAAAAATGCGCCCATCCCGATTATCGGGCACCTCTCAGGGAATACCTGAGACTCGGCGAGGCCAGGGGAGGACACGAACCTCACGATCTGGCCTCCGCCCTGGGCTGGCACCTGAACTACATCGAAAAGGGGACCATGGTCCCCGATCAATAA
- a CDS encoding ECF transporter S component, which yields MERARGNENVRRMVWGALLSGLATVLMYVDTVVPLFPSFLKMDLSDVPALIGAFAWGPGNGVAIEAVKNLLHCAASSSAGVGEMANFVMGSALVLPAGLIYRANKTKTGALLGMAVGVAAMTATAAILNGTVLIPLYSKFVPIDTIVSMAGAAIPGIEDVPTLVIYGIVPFNLLKGTVVSISTFWLYKRISPLLGN from the coding sequence ATGGAACGAGCGAGGGGAAACGAGAACGTCCGCAGGATGGTGTGGGGTGCCCTGCTCTCCGGGCTGGCCACCGTGCTCATGTACGTGGACACGGTGGTACCTCTTTTTCCGTCGTTTCTGAAGATGGACCTGTCCGACGTTCCGGCACTGATAGGGGCCTTCGCCTGGGGCCCGGGCAACGGCGTCGCCATAGAGGCGGTGAAGAACCTGCTGCACTGCGCGGCGTCCTCATCGGCAGGAGTCGGGGAGATGGCCAACTTCGTCATGGGTTCGGCTCTGGTCCTCCCGGCGGGACTGATCTATCGGGCGAACAAGACGAAAACCGGGGCCCTGCTAGGTATGGCGGTAGGGGTTGCCGCCATGACAGCCACTGCGGCCATCCTAAACGGCACCGTGTTGATTCCCCTGTACTCCAAATTCGTCCCGATCGACACTATCGTATCCATGGCCGGTGCCGCGATCCCCGGGATAGAGGACGTTCCGACTCTGGTGATATACGGAATAGTCCCCTTCAACCTTCTGAAGGGGACCGTCGTGTCGATATCTACGTTCTGGCTCTACAAGAGGATAAGCCCTCTTCTGGGAAACTAG